The genomic stretch gttaagtcttttcggggaccaaaaattgactctgaccattatctcgtcgtttgtaagatccgcgcacggttgttgaacgtgctgaaatctcgcacagaaagGACGAcacgtttcaacattcagcggttgaaagctgatggcgtggcagcagaatacgccagagagctggatcaacggatcgcagaacagcaggaggaaggagtggaagatataaatgggctgtggagcagcatccacggcgccatcgaaacgactgcgagagaggtggtaggtacgacgcgtggaagacagccaaatggctggttcgatgccgagtgccagagagcgacaggtGAGAAGAACCGTgtcaggagccgcatgctcgcTGCGGCtatgcgtcagaacagagagacgtatagggtggcaagagctgccgaaaatagaacccaccatCGGAAGAAGCGCGAATACGCttagcaggtgctcgccagcgcagaggacagctatgctcagaACGACGTGCGCAGATTttttagaactgtcaacagagtcagaagcaggaatttacctgtgccggtcatgtgtaatgacaaggacggcaacctgcttactgataaaccgacggtagcagccaggtggaaggagcattttcaggcgctattgaacgatgaggagccggatgagtaGAACAGGAaaaggatgacgattatgagtgatgaacaagctgtggagccaccaacacaggaggaggtgaaaaaggcgattagtgagctgaaaaatagcaaggccgctgggaaggccGGTATCctggccgaacttctaaaagcgaaAAGCGAGCGgttgtactatgcgatccaccagataatactaaggatctgggcggatgaacaaatgccgaacgactggttggaaggcctcatatgccctatctataagaagggccatcgattggattgtggcaactatcgaggcataacgttgctcaactccgcatataaagtgctctcccgtatcctgttcttcagattgagaccgttaacggaatcctttgttggcgaataccaggctggttttcgacaggggcgttccacgacggatcaaattttcaccctgcgacagatcctcgataagttccgggagtacaacttaccgactcaccatctgtttgtggacttcagggcggcatacgactcagtaaaAAGAAAAGAGCTGTgtcagatcatgctggaacatggtttccctacgaaactaattaagctgagtcgtatgacactggagggatcgaaatcgtgcgtgcggatagctggcgagacatcggCCGCGTTCggaacgttggatggactgaagcagggggatgcgctctccaacttactgtttaacatcgctctttagggtgcagtacgaagagcaaatgtgGAACGGTACGATCaccacgaaatctcacatgcttcttggctttgcggacgacatcgatatcatcggtatcaaccgtaatgCCGTGggggaggccttcgtaccttttaagagagaagcagcgagattgggattAGTAATTAACTCTgctaaaacgaagtacatggtagctggcagagagcgttggagtccccgtggtgttggtgctgaggtggagatagatggggaacgatttgaagtggttgacgaattcgtttatcttggtacgcttgtgacatgtgacaacgctatgagccgtgaagtgaaacgacgagttgcagctgcgaacagggctttctacggactgcgtaaccagctaaggttccgtagtttgcaaactcgcacagaactagcgctgtataggacgctgatactcccggtggccctttacggacatgaagcatggacgttgatcgacgagtgctcggagtttttgtgcgtaaagttctgcgatcgatatttggcggtaaactggaagatggagtgtggcgcatacgcatgaatcacgagttgtaccaggtatacaaacatgctgatatagtgaaggtaaaacggcggggcaggcttcagtgggctggacatgtagccaggatgcctgacgagagagccgccaaaactatcttcagtagagaaccaggaagaggccgacGACTCTGTCGTAGGCCTCGCACGAGGTGGATCGCggagaagctggacatctcgaATTCGTACGTCCCTAGACCGGTTAACGGTCctttagccaacaaagtaaagtaagtatacgAATTAGAAAAATTTCGCTAGGAGCAATTCAAACGCGTGGGAGGGGCTAAGCACCCCCTAGCCCATATGGTAGCTGCTGGCCTGCGAcagctatcgataattatcgataagtttcccatcccTATAATCAGTCCCAACTGTCTGAAAGTTTTCGCAACGATGAATGAGACATGTTGCTTGCATGTGATCTTAGTATCGAGAGTAACTTCGAGATATTTAACGTGAGCTACACGCTGTAATGGAACTCCGTTCAGATTATGCTCGGAATGCAGAGGGTTGTTCGTCTTAGTGAAAGAAATCAACAACTAGCACTTGATTGGATTGAGCACCATGCAATTCAGTTCACACCAGTGTTGTATTATACAGTAGAAAAAATCCCAGCAGCGGAAACAGAATAGATGTTTCATGATGTAACCAAATAAGTGAAAAAGTTCAGCGTATTACGAAACGGCTCTTGGTAAGGTACATTGTTGCAAACACGTAAATCCGTAGTATACCACTtcgaaaaatataacaaaaatatcaaaaatgtggGGGATGTTTGAGATCTTCCTcgaaattaataaatttatcaaaaattggTTATAAAACTTAAATGGAAATTGTAAAAAACCTGGCAGTTTAATAATTCCTGATGTAATTTGCGACGTGATTCGATTTTAATTAATTTGAAGTGTATTGATACTCTCTGGGACGGACTTTGGGGTCTCTGAGCGATTTTCACAGTCACTTGGATGAGCTCACTAGCCATGGTTTTTATCGTAGAAACTCAACTCAACACCCAACACTCAACAAAATCACAGAAGTTTCTTTCCCAGCATGAAGTAGAGACGCAACCGGCCTGGTTTAAAATGCTTTAATAATACACGGGACGCACAAATCTCTGGTTGGATTGCACCGCACTGTTGTTGGTTTTTGTTGATCGGTTGCAAAACCGGTGCCGCAACGGTGATCAACGGCATTTGCAATGTAATCTTTATCATGTTCATCAATATCATATTGCTGTTCTAAACTACGAGAGAGGGGCTTAAAGGTTTATATCCACGAAGTGTGCAaatctccttggagagcagttTAGGTTGAGTGCAGAGTTTCTCTTGCTTCCACTCAGCTCACGAACAGTGTGAGTCTGTCTCACGATATTGCCTAGTTAGGTTATTAGATGCGGAATGCGTTGTtacttgtttgttttttttattgattcgttTTGCTGTTAGATATCTCATTTCGTATCTTTCGCACCGATTCAGTTTGTATTTCCGTTGCCTATGGCAATAGCTAAGTTGTACTCATTTACGCTCTTGTTACTCATTACCGGATTAAAACGAACGAATAACTCGAAGTTGCAACGCAGGATGTATCCAAACATAAACCTTATGAATTAATAAAACACTGTTCAACCATctcaaatgataaaaaaaatctacactGTAGACACGAACAGAAACTATCAATCGAGTAACACGAAATAACTCGACAAAATCTCATTTTCAACCGTTCACACTCCTAACAGCTTCACAGATCAGTGTATAATGAATATGCTGATTTTGCTTGTAATTTCTACATACTAGAGAAAatgtaattgtaaaatttggggACTATACggaaatttcccatggaagtcCCTGGCTTAATCTACATGCCGAACTAGAAGGGCTGTTGCACATCCATAATAAACTTTGTTGTTAGGCACTTGCCCAATTAACCGTGTGAATCGATCGATGTGGAAATCTATATGCGCTTTTTAGTTAGGTGACGCGTTCCGTTTCGGTGTAGAAGGAAGCAAGTCCATCGTTTTGCACACCCATCCAGCGATGTCGACGTCTTCCTGTTCGATAGTTTTAATCCAGTCGTGATTCTAGAAAAACATTAAACATTTGAAACTCGTTCCCTGGTTAGTCTAACCCCCCACAATTACTCACTATTAGCGTTTTCAAATCGGCGCGCTCTTCCGGATTCTTTTTCAAACATCGATCCACGAAATCCTTAAAGCGATCCGTGAACGAGTGATGCTCTAGTTTCGGGGGCGGTTCGTTCACAATATAATCCAACAGTTCGAAGATGGCCATCGGTTTCGGTTCGATAATGTTCTGTCCGGGAGAACTGTCATCGCCCTTCTCCTGAAAGATATAGTCCAACATTTTCGCATCTGGTGGAGGAATCGGATACATCCCGATGGCCATTTCTACCAGAGAAAGCCCCAACGACCAGATGTCCGACTGCACGGAATAGTGCGTACCTTGCAGACGCTCCGGCTAGAAAAATAGGCTTCATTAAATAaccatttgaacagtttacttTAAACATAAAACACTAACCGACATGTAGCTTCTAGTACCGACGAAGGAATTGGCCATCGAATCAATCAGCTGACCCGAAACCCCAAAATCACAGATCTTAATTTCCCCGCTGCTGTTCACCAGAATATTGCTCGGCTTAACATCCCGGTGCATGATGGCGTGCTTGTCACGCAAATAACTCAACCCTTTCAGTACAGCGCAGGTAATTTTCGCCAGGATCGGTTCCGGTATACGTCCCGCTCGTTTCAGAATTAAATCCAGCGAGCCCCCATCCATGTACTCCATACAGATACTGATTTCCCCGTCACTGTAGAAGGCTCCATAGAAGCCGACAATGTGGGGGAAATTGCAATCGTGCAGAACTTTCAGCTCTCGGATGATCTGCTTCTTGATGGCCGGTTTGACCTCCAGGTGGATCAATTTGCGAGCCATAATCAGCTGTGTTGGAATGTGCCGAACCTTCATCACCACTCCACCATTTCCAGAACCCAACTCGCCAAGCTTCTCCAGATCCTCATCGCTCAGTTCACCGATTTTCTCCTTCTGACTGAGAAAGACCTTTATTCTTTTGCGGGCATTTTCATCAATCTCCAGTTCTTCCAGCGTCTCGGTAAGCGCATCGATGCTATTTTTCGGCTTCCCGAGTAGATTATGCTTTCCAATGACATACTCCGTACCAGACGGCGTCTTGAAGGATGGTGTGGGGGTTGTTTGCTGACCGGCCGGAACATCCACCGAGCCCGGCGGTAGTGTGAGATTAAGCTTGTTCTTTGTCATCTTACTCATTGAATGGCTGCAATCTACCGGGTAATCCCTACAGGGAATGGTATTCCTGCAAAACGATCCTCCATGCATATACTTTTAATTGTGAATTAGgacaagaaaaaaatcaccttgatAGAACCTAACTCGAACAAAATAAATGACAAAGCACTACAGACCGGGCTAATTTCTTCACGCTGACGGTTTTTAATAAGCTAACTGAAAAGGACTTTCAACTTAGAAGTAAATTTTCTAGAAAATATGGTAATTTACACACTTTTTCCCTGTTTTGactggaaatttattttttcgacaGTTCACTTTTTGTCTCTCTACTCGCTTGCATTTGTTATGACAGATTCCTCGGATAGCAGTGTTCCCAATTGGttggaaacaattataatgtTAACAAAGAAAAAGTAACATGTGTAACGCTTTTCGCTAAAGattacactttgaaaattaaatgaaaataaaattgcttTGAAAAATGTAATGAAAATATGACGAAACCTAAAATGGAGTAAATTGTTTAATAGTGGACCCGCTAGTACAACCGGTGGCAGATTTCATGTGATTTTATTGTCTTATGCATACAAAGTTGTTGTGTTTTTGGTTTGTCATATGCTTCAACAAATGGACATGAAGCCTGTTTGGAATTAGGTCGTTTCATGTTAACATTTTAAATATTGGGTTGGGGAAAAAGAAATGTCGTATTTTGCCAATAGATGGCAACACTTAAacatacactcaaaatatttttcacgttattgttgcgtgaaatttcctgtacttattcattttctgttattttgcatgatttatgtgacaaacaaaacatctacgtgaaaatcacatgcatactatgttttatcacgtaatATCTACttcaacttggcaacgtcaaacagaatgaagtatcgcgtgaactctccgtgcgaaaatacacagaaatcaaaatggcgaagctgttgtctgatgttGTCTTTGAAAATCATGAATCTTTGAAAACCATGAAAAAATGCCACGTCATTCAAGTATGTGTCTTATGTATGATTCTTGAGATGCATATGTGTTCTGTGATATATAGAGCCTCGGGATCTCGGGGCAGGACAGTCGAATAACAATATAATTTCCGATATAATAATATTAACTTCACTTGATATTATTAACTTATATGAATACCTGTGCTTGGATTCAAACCAGATTCTTATTGATCTTGAAACTGACAGTTTTCAAAAATGGCGTAAATTTGACTTCATCATCGATTTGTTTGGATAGATTTGCTGAATAGAATTTGGGTTTTTATAAGTTTTTCTGTTTCGttaaaattgaatattcaatattcaattgcAATATGTCTACTAGTACTACTAGTGAAATTTCACAAAATGCTCTGATTGTAAATATAATTGTTTGCATAGAAATTGTTTATCTACACCCGAGGCTACACCTTTTCCTTCAGAAGTTTTTTTGGAGACATGCGGCAGGATATTGGCCTTATTTTACCgccttttgaaatcatttcaaatttagaAGGTCCATCTGGGAGTAAAAGCCTTGGAGATATGACTATGACtgatatttttaatattgaaaaagaGATGCGAAATCGTGGAGCATTGCGTGTTCGACATGAAATAACTAAAGATCCTACAAAATGTATgcgggacttttttcgagactATGCCGAGACTCCCGAACAATTTACTTTTACTGTCGGGGATAAAATCGTTTTAGGCTCTATTATCTCTGCTGTCAAAAAGAACGGCATTGAGAAATACATTCTGAATCCGATCGAGGAAACAAGAATATTTTCGTCGGAAAATGTAAACGATCACAAAGGCGCTCTAATCGCACGGATTAAGCGAAAATTTGCAATGGAGTAAACTAAAAtccttaaatatatttttaacatGGTTTTCTTCAGAAGACTCACGAATTCGTCATATCTTCGAGTCTATGGATGACATTGGTGTTCGCTTCGAACGTGATAAAGGAGGGAAAATTATTGCATGGGTAACATACGTTATCTGCAGCCACTGTTCAAAAACTGCTGCTAAGGAGCTTAAACTAGTACGAGACCCTACGCGGAGCTGGCCTGTACACAATTTACTCACGCACTTCAAAAGACATTTAAAATCAATGAATgagaaaattcatcaaaagagAAATACGAATTTCGACCAGGAAGATCGCAATACTCTCGGGCAAGGTGATACAACCAGCAGCACTGTCAATTCCAAACAACATGAATTTCAAACagcttttgaaatccaagaacAAAGATCAGAATATCAACTGTGGTTTGACGAGAATAACGAACATGCCGTTCCTAAAATTCACAACAAGCAAGAAGATATGCAACAAATGTTCAGTAGGGATCCTTTGGATATGCCAAATAGGGCGGAACTTGATACAATCGAAACCCTCGACTATTCTGAAGACTCTATGGAAAGCTCTAATCCAACCGTACAACACACCGCTAATTCGTTTGAAACTGTTTTCGATAGTTTTGCGGATTCCTACAGTTTCGAACTGACAGAAATATATGACCAACGGGAATATTCTGCAGATATTGGAGACTACACTGAAGGTGATACCGAAAAACAAGCTTTGGAAAAGTCGACAAACAAATTAGGTGAAACTATTTCCAATCCTGATGTTCATAATTTAGAACTGACATTAGAACATAATCAACTTAACAACATAATACCCGATTCAAGTGAATAGAATCTGTAAAACTTATACGACaattcaataataataaaattttcatgaCAGGTCACGACAACTCTCCTGTGTTGCAAATATTAACCAATATTCATACTAGAACACGAGAAGAAAATCCACATGCAAGACGATATACTGATGCAGAGAAGGACGTATGTGCATATGATTTTTTAACTGCTGGGAATGCACACTATAGATATATTGCTAAAAATATGTCCTCTATGACTATTAAAAGCATCCAGCGGCACTTGAGAAAAGATACGATCGATATTTCAGAAGGTTTTATCAATGTAGACGGCCTCAGGGCATATTTTAAAAGCAACGGCTATCCATTAATCG from Wyeomyia smithii strain HCP4-BCI-WySm-NY-G18 chromosome 3, ASM2978416v1, whole genome shotgun sequence encodes the following:
- the LOC129731987 gene encoding dual specificity mitogen-activated protein kinase kinase dSOR1; the protein is MSKMTKNKLNLTLPPGSVDVPAGQQTTPTPSFKTPSGTEYVIGKHNLLGKPKNSIDALTETLEELEIDENARKRIKVFLSQKEKIGELSDEDLEKLGELGSGNGGVVMKVRHIPTQLIMARKLIHLEVKPAIKKQIIRELKVLHDCNFPHIVGFYGAFYSDGEISICMEYMDGGSLDLILKRAGRIPEPILAKITCAVLKGLSYLRDKHAIMHRDVKPSNILVNSSGEIKICDFGVSGQLIDSMANSFVGTRSYMSPERLQGTHYSVQSDIWSLGLSLVEMAIGMYPIPPPDAKMLDYIFQEKGDDSSPGQNIIEPKPMAIFELLDYIVNEPPPKLEHHSFTDRFKDFVDRCLKKNPEERADLKTLINHDWIKTIEQEDVDIAGWVCKTMDLLPSTPKRNASPN